One Epidermidibacterium keratini DNA segment encodes these proteins:
- a CDS encoding ribonuclease J, which translates to MPTKTRNDQDTATKSKSKSRNRKRSREPKADDVASNAPTVAQIDEATGSLDTLPPLPEGGLRIVPLGGLGEIGRNMAMFEYDGRLLAVDCGVLFPEEDQPGVDLILPDWSAYEDRLDDIEAIVLTHGHEDHIGGLPYLLRERRDIPIIGSRFTNALVDAKLREHRIKPQLHNVSEGERVTFGPFELEFFAVNHSIPDAMAVAIRTPAGIVLHTGDFKMDQIPLDGRITDLAGFAQLGFEGIDLLMSDSTNAEVPGFVPSESKIGPVIESVIRDAKQRVIVASFASHVHRIQQVIDAAAKNDRKVAFVGRSMVRNMGVASDLGYLDIPPGVLVSLDDAARMPASKVVLISTGSQGEPLSALARMAGGSHRQITLEEGDTVLLASSMVPGNETAVFKVVNALAKIGANVVHKDNAFVHVSGHAAAGELLYLLNTTKPSNVMPVHGEWRHLRAQAALARQTGVPEESIVLTSDGDVVDLVDGQARIVGHVDCGMVYVDGNAVGDVGEDALKERRILGEEGFISATVVVATSSRMIVRPAAIHARGFADNPQIAEQVAPLVDDEVKRQLEDGVTDTHRLAQAVRRVVGKWVADTHRRRPMILPSVIDV; encoded by the coding sequence ATGCCGACCAAGACCCGCAACGACCAGGACACCGCCACCAAGTCGAAGTCGAAGTCGCGTAACCGAAAGCGGAGCCGCGAGCCCAAGGCCGACGACGTCGCCAGCAACGCGCCGACGGTCGCGCAGATCGACGAGGCGACCGGATCGCTCGACACGCTGCCACCGCTGCCCGAGGGCGGGCTGCGCATCGTCCCGCTCGGCGGGCTCGGCGAAATCGGCCGCAACATGGCGATGTTCGAGTACGACGGTCGGCTGCTCGCGGTCGACTGCGGCGTGCTCTTCCCCGAAGAAGACCAGCCAGGCGTCGACTTGATCCTGCCGGACTGGTCGGCGTACGAAGACCGCCTCGATGACATCGAGGCGATCGTGCTGACCCACGGGCACGAGGACCACATCGGCGGTCTGCCCTACCTGCTGCGCGAGCGGCGCGACATCCCGATCATCGGATCGCGGTTTACCAACGCTCTGGTGGATGCCAAGCTGCGCGAGCACCGGATCAAGCCACAGCTGCACAACGTCAGCGAAGGCGAGCGGGTCACGTTCGGCCCGTTTGAGCTGGAGTTCTTTGCCGTCAACCACTCGATCCCGGATGCGATGGCCGTCGCGATCCGCACGCCGGCTGGGATCGTGCTGCACACCGGCGACTTCAAGATGGACCAGATCCCGCTCGACGGTCGGATCACCGACCTCGCCGGGTTCGCCCAGCTCGGCTTCGAGGGCATCGATCTGCTGATGTCGGACTCGACCAACGCTGAGGTCCCCGGCTTCGTGCCGTCGGAGTCGAAGATCGGCCCGGTCATCGAGTCGGTCATCCGCGATGCCAAGCAGCGGGTCATCGTCGCCTCGTTCGCCTCGCACGTGCACCGCATCCAGCAGGTGATCGACGCGGCAGCCAAGAACGACCGCAAGGTCGCTTTCGTCGGCCGTTCGATGGTGCGCAACATGGGGGTGGCCAGCGACCTGGGCTATCTCGACATCCCGCCCGGCGTACTCGTCTCGCTCGATGACGCCGCCCGTATGCCGGCCTCGAAGGTCGTGCTGATCTCGACCGGATCACAAGGCGAGCCGCTGTCGGCGCTGGCCCGGATGGCCGGCGGCAGCCACCGTCAGATCACCCTTGAGGAAGGCGACACCGTGCTGCTCGCCTCGTCGATGGTCCCCGGCAACGAGACCGCCGTCTTCAAGGTGGTCAACGCGCTGGCCAAGATCGGCGCCAACGTCGTACACAAGGACAACGCCTTCGTGCACGTCTCCGGGCACGCGGCCGCCGGCGAGCTGCTCTATCTGCTCAACACCACCAAGCCGAGCAACGTCATGCCGGTGCACGGCGAGTGGCGGCACCTGCGCGCGCAGGCCGCCCTGGCCCGGCAGACCGGCGTACCCGAAGAGTCGATCGTGCTGACCAGCGACGGCGATGTCGTCGACCTGGTCGACGGTCAGGCCCGGATCGTCGGGCACGTCGACTGCGGCATGGTGTACGTCGACGGCAACGCGGTCGGGGACGTCGGTGAAGACGCGCTCAAGGAGCGCCGCATCCTCGGCGAGGAAGGGTTCATCTCGGCCACCGTGGTCGTCGCGACCTCCAGCCGGATGATCGTGCGGCCGGCGGCGATCCACGCCCGTGGTTTCGCCGACAACCCGCAGATCGCCGAGCAGGTCGCCCCGCTCGTCGACGACGAGGTCAAGCGCCAGCTCGAGGACGGCGTTACCGACACTCATCGGCTGGCACAGGCGGTACGCCGCGTGGTGGGCAAGTGGGTTGCCGACACCCACCGGCGCCGACCGATGATCCTGCCCAGCGTCATCGACGTCTAG
- a CDS encoding DUF5996 family protein, with protein MDTPQWPQLPTDSWTDTRETFHMWTQIVGKIQMVGTPLVNHWWNVSFDITARGLGTRLIPYHGRGFDMEFDFIDQQLVLRCSDGGRVTVALEPKTVADFFAETLDALKQLGVGAEIIPAPNEVEPAIPFAEDTEHKSYDGEAMRTFWTQLVQINRVFELHRAWFVGKASPVQLFWGSLDLSVTRYSGRGAPPHTGSVPNCAPFVMEEAESRENAAAGFWAGGTEGMFYAYCYPTPDGYADATIKPEGAHWDSDLGEFVMPYEVVRTAKDPDATLMAFLDSTYAAAADLGKWDRKMLEENPDRLDKYIRAEREELKEHPF; from the coding sequence ATGGACACACCACAGTGGCCGCAGCTGCCCACCGATAGCTGGACCGACACCCGCGAGACGTTCCACATGTGGACCCAGATCGTCGGCAAGATCCAGATGGTCGGTACACCGCTGGTCAACCACTGGTGGAACGTCAGCTTCGACATCACCGCGCGCGGGCTGGGCACCCGGCTGATCCCCTACCACGGGCGCGGGTTCGACATGGAGTTCGACTTCATCGACCAGCAGCTGGTGCTGCGCTGCTCGGACGGCGGCCGGGTGACGGTCGCGCTGGAGCCGAAGACCGTCGCCGACTTCTTCGCCGAGACCCTCGATGCACTGAAGCAGCTTGGTGTCGGCGCCGAGATCATCCCCGCGCCCAACGAGGTCGAGCCGGCGATCCCGTTTGCCGAGGACACCGAGCACAAGTCCTACGACGGCGAGGCGATGCGCACGTTTTGGACCCAGCTCGTGCAGATCAACCGAGTCTTCGAGCTGCACCGCGCGTGGTTTGTCGGCAAGGCCAGCCCCGTGCAGCTGTTCTGGGGCAGCCTGGACCTGTCGGTGACCCGCTACTCCGGGCGCGGCGCGCCGCCGCACACCGGCAGCGTCCCCAACTGCGCGCCGTTCGTGATGGAGGAGGCCGAGTCGCGAGAGAACGCCGCGGCCGGTTTCTGGGCCGGCGGCACCGAGGGCATGTTCTACGCCTACTGCTACCCCACACCCGACGGGTACGCCGATGCCACGATCAAGCCCGAGGGTGCGCACTGGGACAGCGACCTCGGCGAGTTCGTGATGCCCTACGAGGTCGTGCGGACGGCCAAGGACCCGGACGCGACGCTGATGGCGTTCCTCGACAGTACCTACGCGGCCGCCGCCGACCTGGGCAAGTGGGACCGGAAGATGCTCGAGGAAAACCCAGACCGGCTCGACAAGTACATCCGCGCCGAGCGCGAGGAGCTCAAGGAGCACCCCTTCTAG
- a CDS encoding choline/carnitine O-acyltransferase: protein MTSRPQPAAPDTGDSLTDGSVPGGDDELPRVPLPDLDYTCAQFAAWAAPLLSEDQLRETETAVADFLVGPGPVLQQALEEYDASGVDSWLDEFWRDRYLGRRDAIAVNANFFFHLHDDPRVTGQLERGAALLAASAAWKLRLDAGELPPGVDPKRQSTRQLRHLFGTTRIPGDPRDSVRTPWSEAAPGPSTATHALVMHRGQIWSLEVIDESGTAYSADAVRESLAAIVQDGREGPGVGVLTAQPRADWAASRARLLAANPANADALETIETALCALAIEDQQPESEAALDAVLLGGPGRDRWFDKSLTFVVFPDGTAGLNAEHCLLDGTTILQLVDEVWRDAPAGAPGQSAYRPVEVVVDADVRADLETAARGFAELNAQTVSTFVPLEGLSRDRVKALGSPPDAFFQLALQLAHRRARGQVGATYESVATTGFRAGRTEALRVVTDESVRFTEVMDDPEATALDRRDAYARAAAAHTGRARAASAGDAPEQHLWELQRIAARQPALDISADQPLFRSPGWVILRDDWLSTSAVPSSHVRSWGFGATSPRCIGVAYAMLPAEAYAFLSARPVVEADLHRLAEELRRAVGELLELLED from the coding sequence ATGACGAGCCGACCGCAGCCCGCTGCCCCCGACACCGGCGATTCGCTCACCGACGGCTCCGTGCCCGGCGGGGACGATGAGCTGCCGCGCGTGCCCCTGCCGGATCTGGACTACACGTGCGCGCAGTTCGCTGCGTGGGCAGCACCGCTACTCAGCGAGGATCAGCTGCGCGAGACCGAGACTGCGGTGGCCGACTTCCTGGTCGGGCCCGGGCCGGTCTTGCAGCAGGCGCTCGAGGAGTACGACGCCAGCGGGGTCGACAGCTGGCTTGATGAGTTCTGGCGCGATCGCTACCTAGGGCGCCGCGACGCGATCGCGGTCAACGCCAACTTCTTCTTCCACCTGCACGATGATCCGCGGGTCACCGGGCAGCTCGAGCGGGGCGCGGCGCTGCTGGCCGCGAGCGCTGCGTGGAAGCTGCGCCTGGATGCCGGAGAGCTGCCACCCGGAGTCGATCCGAAACGGCAGTCGACCCGCCAGCTGCGGCACCTGTTTGGCACGACCCGGATCCCCGGCGACCCCCGCGACTCGGTGCGTACGCCGTGGAGCGAGGCCGCACCTGGACCGAGTACGGCGACCCACGCCCTGGTCATGCACCGCGGCCAGATCTGGTCGCTGGAGGTCATCGACGAGAGCGGTACGGCGTACTCCGCGGATGCCGTGCGCGAGTCGCTGGCCGCGATCGTGCAGGACGGCCGCGAGGGACCGGGGGTCGGCGTACTCACCGCGCAGCCGCGGGCCGACTGGGCCGCCAGCCGGGCTCGGCTGCTGGCGGCCAACCCAGCGAACGCCGATGCCCTGGAGACCATCGAGACGGCGCTGTGTGCTCTGGCAATCGAGGACCAGCAGCCGGAGTCCGAGGCCGCGCTCGATGCCGTGCTGCTCGGCGGTCCCGGACGCGACCGGTGGTTTGACAAGTCGCTGACGTTCGTGGTGTTCCCCGACGGTACGGCGGGGCTGAACGCCGAGCATTGCTTGCTCGACGGGACGACGATCCTGCAGCTCGTCGACGAGGTGTGGCGCGACGCGCCGGCGGGTGCGCCGGGCCAGTCGGCATACCGACCCGTCGAGGTCGTCGTCGATGCGGATGTGCGCGCCGACCTCGAGACCGCTGCGCGCGGGTTTGCCGAGCTCAACGCCCAAACCGTCAGCACGTTTGTGCCGCTGGAAGGTCTGTCGCGGGACCGCGTGAAGGCGCTGGGCAGCCCGCCGGACGCCTTCTTCCAGCTCGCGTTGCAGCTCGCGCACCGTCGCGCCCGCGGCCAGGTGGGTGCGACGTACGAGTCGGTGGCCACGACCGGGTTCCGAGCCGGACGCACCGAGGCGCTGCGCGTCGTCACCGACGAGTCCGTGCGGTTCACCGAGGTGATGGACGACCCGGAGGCGACCGCGCTCGATCGCCGCGACGCGTACGCGCGCGCGGCCGCCGCGCACACCGGACGCGCCCGGGCCGCCTCTGCCGGCGACGCGCCCGAGCAGCATCTGTGGGAGCTGCAGCGGATCGCCGCCCGCCAACCCGCGCTCGACATCAGTGCTGATCAGCCGCTGTTTCGCTCGCCGGGGTGGGTCATTTTGCGCGATGACTGGCTCAGCACGAGTGCCGTCCCGAGTTCGCACGTACGCTCGTGGGGATTCGGTGCAACAAGCCCACGGTGCATCGGCGTTGCGTACGCGATGCTGCCCGCAGAGGCGTACGCGTTCTTGAGCGCGCGGCCTGTCGTCGAGGCCGACCTGCACCGACTAGCTGAGGAGTTACGGCGAGCAGTGGGCGAGCTGTTGGAGCTTCTCGAGGACTGA
- a CDS encoding DNA translocase FtsK → MAARQAPASKPTRRSDARSGSKTSTRTRTASRKPAGGASSPDPARTATGGFPRLVIGLGRTLLTIWITIAKAVAGVFRIGEHPAVLPDTSLEESARGKSAKQIAEDTTARELSKKRAAHRDAVGLLLLVIAVLTVVGVWINSGGGLGTFVRDGMLWAIGGVAAFLPIVLGLVALRLFRSAGDPDNFGRLAIGWSAFTAGVVGLFHIAFGSPTQAADIARAGGNLGAVIARPFAGTWGGLIGGVVLSLLTVFGILVVSSTPVHHIPDRLRELWSWLLGHRAEPEPADEAPAETGRAKRHPATPDEMDEADLSSVRLRRSSRRRQGSLAQQPETEKPDEQEPDAADEPTSDEPPAKKFGLKKKPARAEQPTLPEPDADVDVTQVATGAAAATSADPEFVSGPPSKEALDRKAAAIVRRSIGDDGKEYVLPSLGNLNVGAEHKTHTKANDDAVAAIGDVFEQFGVDAEVVGFTRGPTVTRYEVELGPSVKVSKIKQLQDNLAYAVANSSIRILAPIPGRSAVGIEVPNSDREYVVLGDVLRDPKVVADKHPLVVALGKDVEGRFVTENIAKTPHLLVAGATGGGKSSAINSMLVSLLTRATPDEVRMILIDPKMVEMTPYEGIPHLVTPIITDPKKAATALVWLVEEMEMRYQDMQASRVRHIDDFNRKVRSGEITAPLGSERVYKPYPYIVAIVDELADLMMVAPRDVEDCIVRITAKARAAGIHLVLATQRPSVDVVTGLIKTNVPSRLAFTTSSLQDSRVILDHVGAEKLTGKGDALYLGPGASAPRRLQGAFVDDAEIEKVVALAKAQREPEYREEVLTAGKEEKKELDGDIGGDLDLACEAAELVITSQLGSTSMLQRKLRVGFAKAGRLMDILETRGIVGPSEGSKARDVLAKPEELPEVLAALRGESDD, encoded by the coding sequence ATGGCAGCCCGTCAGGCGCCTGCTAGCAAGCCCACGCGACGCTCGGATGCGCGCAGCGGATCGAAGACCTCGACTCGCACACGCACCGCATCGCGCAAGCCTGCTGGCGGCGCATCTTCCCCGGACCCTGCCCGCACCGCCACCGGTGGTTTTCCGCGTCTGGTGATCGGCCTCGGCCGCACCCTGCTGACGATCTGGATCACCATCGCGAAGGCCGTCGCGGGAGTCTTCCGCATCGGTGAGCACCCCGCCGTACTGCCCGACACCTCGTTGGAGGAGTCCGCACGCGGCAAGAGCGCCAAGCAGATCGCCGAAGACACCACCGCGCGCGAGCTGTCCAAGAAACGCGCCGCGCACCGCGACGCCGTCGGGCTGTTGCTGCTCGTCATCGCCGTACTCACCGTCGTCGGGGTGTGGATCAACTCAGGCGGCGGGCTAGGCACGTTCGTGCGCGACGGGATGCTCTGGGCGATCGGCGGCGTGGCCGCGTTCTTGCCCATCGTGCTCGGCCTGGTCGCCCTGCGGCTGTTTCGCTCGGCTGGCGACCCCGACAACTTCGGGCGCCTCGCGATCGGCTGGAGCGCCTTCACCGCCGGTGTCGTGGGCCTCTTCCACATCGCCTTCGGGTCCCCGACGCAGGCCGCGGACATCGCGCGGGCGGGGGGCAACCTCGGTGCTGTCATCGCCCGTCCGTTCGCCGGCACCTGGGGCGGGCTGATCGGCGGGGTGGTGCTGAGCCTGCTGACGGTGTTCGGCATCCTCGTCGTGAGCTCGACCCCCGTGCACCACATCCCCGACCGCCTGCGCGAGCTGTGGTCCTGGCTGCTGGGCCACCGCGCCGAACCGGAACCCGCCGACGAGGCCCCGGCCGAGACCGGGCGGGCGAAGCGGCACCCGGCCACGCCGGACGAGATGGACGAGGCCGACCTGTCCAGCGTCCGGCTGCGCCGCTCCTCGCGGCGCCGCCAGGGCAGTCTCGCGCAGCAGCCCGAGACCGAGAAGCCTGACGAGCAGGAACCGGACGCGGCTGACGAGCCCACCAGCGACGAGCCGCCGGCGAAGAAGTTCGGTCTGAAGAAGAAGCCGGCGCGCGCCGAGCAGCCGACGCTGCCCGAGCCCGACGCCGACGTCGACGTAACCCAGGTCGCGACCGGTGCCGCAGCGGCGACCTCAGCCGACCCGGAGTTCGTCTCCGGGCCGCCGTCCAAGGAGGCGCTCGATCGCAAGGCGGCGGCCATCGTGCGCCGCTCGATCGGTGACGACGGCAAGGAATATGTGCTGCCCTCGTTGGGCAATCTCAACGTCGGCGCGGAGCACAAGACCCACACCAAGGCCAACGACGACGCGGTCGCGGCGATCGGTGACGTCTTTGAGCAGTTCGGCGTCGACGCGGAGGTTGTCGGATTCACCCGCGGGCCGACCGTGACGCGCTATGAGGTCGAGCTCGGCCCGTCGGTCAAGGTCAGCAAGATCAAGCAGCTGCAGGACAACCTGGCGTACGCCGTCGCGAACTCCTCGATCCGCATCCTCGCGCCGATCCCCGGACGCAGCGCCGTCGGTATCGAGGTGCCGAACTCCGACCGCGAGTACGTCGTACTCGGTGACGTTTTGCGCGATCCCAAGGTCGTCGCCGACAAGCACCCGCTGGTGGTCGCGCTCGGCAAGGACGTCGAGGGCCGGTTCGTCACCGAGAACATCGCCAAGACCCCGCACCTGCTGGTCGCCGGCGCGACCGGTGGCGGTAAGTCGTCGGCGATCAACTCGATGCTCGTCTCGCTGCTGACCCGCGCGACGCCCGACGAAGTACGGATGATCCTGATCGACCCGAAGATGGTCGAGATGACGCCGTACGAAGGCATCCCGCACCTCGTCACCCCGATCATCACCGACCCGAAGAAGGCCGCGACGGCCCTCGTGTGGCTGGTCGAGGAGATGGAGATGCGCTACCAGGACATGCAGGCCAGCCGGGTCCGGCACATCGACGACTTCAACCGCAAGGTCCGAAGCGGCGAGATCACCGCACCGCTGGGCAGCGAGCGCGTCTACAAGCCGTATCCCTACATCGTCGCGATCGTCGACGAGCTTGCCGACCTGATGATGGTCGCGCCGCGCGATGTCGAGGACTGCATCGTCCGCATCACCGCCAAGGCCCGGGCCGCCGGCATCCACCTGGTGCTCGCGACGCAGCGACCGTCGGTCGATGTCGTGACCGGTCTGATCAAAACCAACGTGCCGAGCCGCCTGGCGTTTACCACCTCGTCGCTGCAGGACTCGCGCGTCATCCTCGACCATGTCGGCGCTGAGAAGCTGACCGGCAAGGGCGATGCGCTCTACCTCGGCCCCGGCGCCAGCGCTCCACGACGCCTGCAGGGCGCGTTCGTCGACGACGCGGAGATCGAGAAGGTCGTCGCGCTGGCGAAGGCGCAGCGCGAGCCGGAGTACCGCGAGGAAGTCCTCACCGCCGGCAAGGAGGAGAAGAAGGAGCTCGACGGCGACATCGGGGGCGATCTCGACCTCGCCTGCGAAGCGGCCGAGCTCGTCATCACCAGCCAGCTCGGTTCGACCTCGATGCTGCAGCGCAAGCTGCGTGTCGGTTTTGCCAAGGCTGGCCGCCTGATGGACATCCTCGAGACCCGCGGCATCGTCGGTCCGTCCGAGGGCTCGAAGGCCCGTGACGTGCTCGCCAAGCCCGAGGAGCTGCCCGAGGTGCTCGCGGCGCTGCGCGGTGAGTCCGACGACTAG
- the rimO gene encoding 30S ribosomal protein S12 methylthiotransferase RimO, which translates to MGCARNDVDSEELAGRLASRGWELTDDEADVVVVNTCGFIDAAKKDSIDALLAAADSGAKVVAVGCMAQRYGAELAAELPEADAVLSFDDYEDISGRLDDVLAGRSLVPHQPTDRRTLLPISPVRRQEAASSVAIPGHTRGPASGPRVLRSRLVGGPTASLKLASGCDRRCTFCAIPSFRGSFVSRHPSDILEEAQWLADDGVKELVLVSENSTSYGKDLGDVRLLESFLPRLAEVEGIERIRVAYLQPAEMRPGLLEVLLGTPKLAPYLDLSFQHSSPKILRRMKRFGGTDAFLALIEQARAIAPEVGIRTNVITGFPGEDEGDLAELERFLTEARMDAVGVFGYSDEEGTAAVGLDGHVPQDEIDERVAMLASLVDELGVQRAADRIGESVGVLVEEVGEYVEGRAAHQGPEVDGTATLRATSPAAYRIGEIIAARVVDADGLDLVAEPATER; encoded by the coding sequence ATGGGCTGCGCCCGCAATGACGTCGACTCCGAGGAGCTCGCCGGCCGGCTGGCTTCGCGCGGCTGGGAGCTGACCGACGACGAGGCCGATGTCGTCGTTGTCAACACCTGCGGGTTCATTGACGCGGCCAAGAAGGACTCGATCGACGCGCTGCTGGCCGCAGCGGACTCCGGCGCCAAAGTGGTCGCGGTCGGGTGCATGGCGCAGCGGTACGGCGCCGAGCTGGCGGCCGAGCTGCCCGAAGCCGACGCGGTCCTGAGCTTCGACGACTACGAGGACATCTCCGGTCGTCTTGACGATGTGCTTGCCGGGCGCAGCCTGGTCCCGCACCAGCCGACCGACCGACGTACTCTGCTGCCGATCTCACCGGTGCGCCGGCAGGAAGCCGCGAGCAGCGTCGCCATCCCCGGGCATACCCGCGGCCCGGCGTCCGGACCACGCGTGCTGCGCAGCCGGCTCGTCGGCGGCCCCACCGCCTCGCTGAAGCTGGCCAGCGGGTGCGACCGGCGATGCACCTTCTGCGCCATCCCGAGCTTTCGCGGGTCCTTCGTCTCACGCCACCCGAGCGACATCCTCGAGGAGGCGCAGTGGCTGGCCGACGACGGCGTCAAGGAGCTCGTGCTCGTCAGCGAGAACTCCACGTCGTACGGCAAGGACCTCGGCGATGTGCGCCTGCTGGAGTCGTTCTTGCCACGTCTGGCTGAGGTCGAGGGCATCGAGCGGATCCGGGTGGCCTACCTGCAGCCGGCCGAGATGCGTCCCGGCCTGCTGGAGGTCCTGCTGGGTACGCCGAAGCTGGCGCCGTACCTCGACCTGTCCTTCCAGCATTCCAGCCCGAAGATCCTGCGCCGCATGAAGCGCTTCGGCGGCACCGACGCGTTCCTGGCGCTCATCGAGCAGGCCCGCGCGATCGCTCCCGAGGTCGGCATTCGCACCAACGTCATTACCGGGTTCCCCGGCGAGGACGAGGGTGATCTGGCTGAGCTCGAAAGGTTCCTCACCGAGGCGCGGATGGACGCGGTCGGCGTCTTCGGGTACTCCGACGAGGAGGGCACCGCCGCGGTCGGGCTGGACGGCCACGTGCCGCAGGACGAGATCGACGAGCGGGTCGCCATGCTGGCCAGCCTCGTCGACGAGCTCGGTGTCCAGCGCGCGGCCGATCGCATCGGTGAGTCGGTCGGCGTACTCGTCGAGGAGGTTGGCGAGTACGTCGAAGGCCGGGCCGCTCACCAGGGCCCGGAGGTGGACGGGACGGCGACGCTGCGCGCGACATCGCCTGCGGCGTACCGGATCGGCGAGATCATCGCGGCCCGGGTGGTCGACGCCGACGGGCTCGATCTGGTCGCTGAACCCGCGACGGAGCGGTGA
- the pgsA gene encoding CDP-diacylglycerol--glycerol-3-phosphate 3-phosphatidyltransferase has product MAPESGPRRVSVYNIANALTALRLLLVPVFVWLLLHQDGRSDAWRYAAAGVFAIAVITDKFDGDIARARGLITDFGKMADPIADKALMGSALIGLSLLNLLPWWVTIVILVRELGITLLRFVVIRHGVIPASRGGKLKTLVQSVAIWCYIMPWDGVFGSIRWWLMGLAVALTVLTGLDYVARAIRLVRNADDARAGTAADGEHAVERDAG; this is encoded by the coding sequence ATGGCACCAGAGAGCGGGCCGCGCCGGGTCAGCGTCTACAACATCGCCAACGCCCTGACGGCGCTGCGGCTGCTGCTGGTCCCGGTCTTCGTGTGGCTGCTGCTGCACCAGGATGGCCGCTCCGATGCGTGGCGGTACGCCGCCGCCGGGGTGTTCGCGATCGCTGTGATCACGGACAAGTTCGACGGAGACATCGCGCGCGCCCGCGGTCTCATCACCGACTTCGGCAAGATGGCCGACCCCATCGCCGACAAGGCACTGATGGGCTCGGCGCTCATCGGCCTGTCGCTGCTGAACCTGCTGCCCTGGTGGGTGACCATCGTCATCCTCGTCCGTGAGCTCGGCATCACGCTGCTGCGCTTCGTGGTGATCCGGCACGGCGTGATCCCGGCCAGCCGCGGCGGCAAGCTCAAGACCTTGGTGCAGTCGGTCGCGATCTGGTGCTACATCATGCCGTGGGACGGGGTTTTCGGCTCGATCCGCTGGTGGCTGATGGGCCTGGCGGTGGCGCTCACGGTGCTCACTGGGCTCGACTACGTCGCCCGCGCGATCCGGCTGGTGCGCAACGCCGACGACGCCCGGGCCGGCACGGCCGCCGACGGCGAGCACGCGGTCGAGCGCGATGCTGGCTGA
- a CDS encoding CinA family protein yields MLAEPVLQRAARVIAALQSAKQTVGTAESLTAGLCTATLTSIAGSSAVVRGGLVVYATDLKHSLAGVDLADLQSYGPVSEPVARQLASGARDRLGADWGLALTGVAGPGEQDGHRPGTVWIALEGPRERAVELLSLRGDRESIREQAVDGVLTLLERALE; encoded by the coding sequence ATGCTGGCTGAGCCGGTGCTGCAGCGCGCTGCCCGAGTAATCGCCGCGCTTCAGTCGGCGAAGCAGACGGTCGGCACCGCGGAGTCACTGACGGCGGGGCTGTGCACTGCCACGCTCACGTCCATCGCGGGCTCCAGCGCTGTCGTGCGCGGGGGGTTGGTGGTCTACGCCACCGATCTAAAGCATTCGCTGGCCGGGGTCGACCTCGCCGATCTGCAGTCCTACGGTCCGGTGAGCGAGCCGGTCGCGCGCCAGCTGGCATCGGGTGCTCGGGACCGGCTCGGCGCTGACTGGGGTCTCGCGCTCACCGGAGTCGCCGGCCCGGGGGAGCAGGACGGTCATCGGCCGGGCACCGTGTGGATCGCCCTGGAGGGCCCTCGCGAGCGCGCTGTGGAATTGCTCTCGCTGCGCGGTGATCGCGAGAGCATCCGTGAACAGGCGGTTGACGGCGTACTGACGTTGCTCGAGCGGGCTCTGGAATAG
- a CDS encoding helix-turn-helix domain-containing protein, with product MLLLREVIGSNLRAHREHQKRSLRDVSASARVSLGYLSEIERGRKEASSELLASICDALELELADLLNDASTDLRHRAFIDERSGVAETAGDKEVRLVFGQDEREVLSV from the coding sequence GTGCTTCTGCTACGCGAAGTCATCGGCAGCAACCTGCGGGCACACCGTGAGCACCAGAAGCGCTCACTGCGTGATGTGTCTGCCTCCGCTCGGGTGAGCCTTGGCTACCTGTCGGAGATTGAGCGTGGCCGCAAGGAAGCGTCGTCAGAGCTGCTGGCCTCGATTTGTGACGCGCTGGAGCTGGAGCTCGCCGACCTGCTCAACGACGCGAGCACCGACCTGCGCCATCGCGCCTTCATCGACGAGCGGTCCGGCGTTGCCGAGACCGCTGGCGACAAGGAAGTCCGCCTCGTCTTCGGTCAGGACGAGCGCGAGGTTCTCTCGGTCTAG